GGAAGGACAGCACCGTGTCGTAGGTCAGCACGCCGGCCACCAGCAGGGCGGCGTAGAAGAAGTACCGGTGGACGTTCTGCAGGATGAGCGGGAACCGGGTCTCGCCGGTGTACCGGCGGTGCGGTTCGGCCACCGCGCAGGCGGGCGGCGAGGCCCAGAAGCTGCGGTAGTACGCCTTGCGGTAGTAGTAGCAGGTCAGCCGGAAGCCGAGCGGGAAGATCAGGATGATGATCGCGGGGGAGATGCCCCACCAGCTGCCGAACAGGTCGGCGTTGGGACCCGCGTGCATGGTCCGGCAGTTCTCCGCCAGGCACGGCGAGTAGAACGGGGAGACGTACGGCGCCGCGTAGTAGTGCGCGTTCGCGAACGCCCGCCAGGTCGAGTAGACGACGAAGGCGAACAGACCGGCCGCGGTGACGGCGGGGGCCAGCCACCAGCGGTCGGTCCGCAGATGCGGTGCGTCGATCGCGGCGCGCGTACCGGCGCGTACGCCGCCGCTGTTCGGTTGGGGTTCCGTACCAGTGGCCAAGACAGCACTCCGGTCGGCTCAGGGATGGGGGGTGCGGGCCGGTCGCGGCTTCAGGGCGCGTGCCGGTCGCGGGCGCCCAGCCCCTCGTCGTCCGAGTCCGTCCACAGGGTGATGTCGTACGGCGTGTCGGAGATGGTGACGAGGTCGGGCCGGTGCGGGGCGGCCGGGGTGCTGGCGGCTTCCCGCAGCAGGCCCAGGCTCTCGCGCAGATGGTCGGCGTCCATACGGACCCGGCGCATCTCCAGGCCCCCGCCGCCGACCTGCTTCTCCAGCCGTCCGAGCGACCGGTACAGGTCGTCGAGGCAGCGCTGGACGGACGTCAGTTCGTCGTGCACGGACATGACTTGCCCTCACTTCCACGGGTCCTGCGGGCCCTGGGCGGCAACGTTCAGGCGCCTTGGAGTGTTGCGCCTCACACCTGGTGCTGTGAAGAGATGTGCACCGATTGGCCGAGGCGTACGGATGCACATTCGGTGTGTTGCGCCGCACGGGTGGGCTTACCGTCCGTCGTCGCCGTGTCGCCCGCTGTTGCCGGATCCTTTCCTCTTCAGTGGGCGTATAGATCTGATCAGCTCCATATACCGCCAAAAGTGATCAGCTCCACATACCGCCCCATGTGAGCATAAAGCCCGCGGCTTCCCGGAGGTAGCAGAGATGTCCCACGACGGCGTCGGCCTGCGCGCGGTGCTGCGCTCGGCCGCCTTCCTCACCGCGGGCGCCCTCGCGGTGCCCCTGCTCGCCGGCTGCGGCTCCGACGAGAAGCCCAGCCGTCCGCTGGCCGCGCAGGACATCGCCCTGGTCGCCCGCGACAAGGTCGCCGAGGGCGGCACGCTGAAGTGGGCCGTGGACGCCGTACCGGAGACCCTGAACACCTTCCAGGCCGACGCCGACGCGGGCACCACCCGCGTCGCCCAGGCCGTGCTGCCCTCGATGTTCCGGCTGGACGCCGCCGGCCGCCCGGTGGCCAACCCCGCCTACCTGGAATCCGCCAAGGTCATCGAGACCGAGCCGCGGCAGGTCGTGCTGTACAAGCTGAACCAGCAGGCGGTCTGGAGCGACGGGCGGGAGATCGGCGCCGCCGACTTCGTCGCCCAGTGGCGCGCGCTGTCCGGAAAGAACAGCGCCTTCTGGACCGCCCGCAACGCCGGCTACGACCGCATCGCCAAGATCGAGCGCGGCGCCAGCGACCTCCAGGTCCGGGTCACCTTCTCGCGCCCCTACGCCGACTGGAAGTCGCTGTTCTCCCCGCTGTACCCCAAGGACGTCATGGGCACCCCGGACGCCTTCAACGACGGCGCCCGGCGCAAGCTGACCGTCACCGCGGGCCCCTTCAAGGTCGAGAAGGTCGACACCGCCAAGAAGGACGTCGTCCTCACCCGCAACCCGCGCTGGTGGGGCAAGCCCGCCAAGCTGAACGAGATCGTGCTGCACGCCGTCGACCGCGACAAGCGGGCCGCCGCGCTCGCCGACGGCAGCGCGGACCTCGCCGACGTCGACCCGGCCGAGGCCGACCGGATCGTCCTCGCCTCCCGCGGGCAGGGCACCGGCACCCCGCTGCAGGGCTCCGGGAAGACCTCGGCGAAGAAGCTGCGCTCCTGGGCGCTGGCCCACGGCTTCGACTCCGACGAGGTCATGGTTGGGCAGAAGAAGCTGCGCAAGGCGATCACCCGGTACCTGAAGCAGCAGGACGAACTGCGCGCCTTCGCCGTCCGCAAGTCGCTGGAGCCCGCCTACACCCAGCTCGCCCTCAACGGCGCCGGTGGTCCCCTCGCCGACCAGCGGGTCCGCCAGGCCGTCGCCCGCGCGCTCGACCGCCGGGAGCTGGCCAAGCTCGTGCTGACCCCGCTCGGCCTGCCCGCCGACCCGGTCGGCAGCCACCTCGCGCTGTCCGGGCAGGACGCCTACACCGACAGCAGCGGCGTGCTCGGCAGCCAGGACACCGAGGAGGCCCAGGCCCTGCTCGCGGACGCCGGCTGGGTTGCCGGGGGACCGGTGAAGGAGCCGAAGAAGGGCGAGAAGGCGGCCGGCGCCGAGAACGACCGCGGCGACCAGGAGAAGAAGTCCGACGGCGGCAAGGAGGGCGAGTACATCGTCGGCGAGGACGACAAGGGCACCCGCCACGAGACGGGCGACGAGGGCGGCAAGCACCTCGCCCAGGACGGCCGGCAGTACACCGGCAACGGCGGCGCGCCGGGCGCCTACGCCCCGCAGGGCACCGCGGCCCCGGCGGGCGCCGTCGCCGGCCCGCTAGCCAAGGACGGCAAGGCGCTCGCCCTGCGCTTCGTGCTGCCCTCCGGCCCCGGCTCGGACACCCTGAACACCGTCGCGCTGCGGATCTCGGCGATGCTGGAGAAGGTCGGCATCCGCACGACGATCACCAAGGTCTCGGACGAGAGCTACTTCAAGGACCACATCGCCTCCGGCGACTACGACCTCGCCCTCTACTCCTGGCCCTCCTCCGCCTTCCCGGCGACCGACGCCCGGCCCATCTACGCCAAGCCCGTCGCGGCCGCCGACGGCTCGGTGAACGTCGAGCAGAACTTCACCCGGGTCGGCACCGACCAGGTCGACCAGCTGTTCGACGAGGCCGCGGCGGCGCTGGACCAGGACGAGGAGCGCGACCTCATCCGCAAGGCGGACTCCCGCATCTGGGCCATGGCCGGCTCCATCCCCCTCTACCAGCGGCCCCAGCTCGTCGGCGTCCGGAAATCCCTGGTCAACGCGGGCGCGTTCGGATTCCAGACGCCCGTCTACGAGGACATGGGCTTCCTGAAGAAGGGCGTCACGGCCGGGGCGAGCCCGGCCGGACACTGAGGGCCGCGAGGCCCCGAGGAGGCCGACCCCCTCGGGGCCACGTACCATGGGGTGAGGCCGTGGCGTGTCAAGCCCGGCAGGCCCGCGTCACACGGACGTACGCAGCAGCAGGGCCTTCTCACCACTCTGGGAGTTCGCCGCACTATGGCTGTGACTGCTACACGTCACGACATCCGCAACGTCGCCATCGTCGCCCACGTCGACCACGGCAAGACGACCATCGTCGACGGCATGCTGAAGCAGGCCGGCGCCTTCGCCGCCCACCAGCTCGACTCGGTCGACGACCGCATGATGGACTCGAACGACCTGGAGCGTGAGAAGGGCATCACGATCCTCGCCAAGAACACGGCGGTCAAGTACCACCCGAAGGACGGCGGCGAGCCGATCACGATCAACATCATCGACACCCCCGGCCACGCCGACTTCGGTGGCGAGGTCGAGCGCGGTCTGTCGATGGTCGACGGTGTCGTCCTCCTGGTCGACGCGTCCGAGGGTCCGCTCCCGCAGACCCGCTTCGTGCTGCGCAAGGCCCTCCAGCAGCGCCTGCCCGTCATCCTGTGCATCAACAAGACGGACCGCCCGGACTCCCGGATCGACGAGGTCGTCAACGAGACCTACGACCTCTTCCTCGACCTGGACGCGGACGAGGACCAGATCGAGTTCCCGATCGTCTACGCCTGCGGCCGTGACGGCGTCGCCTCGCTGACCAAGCCGGCCGACGGCACGGTCCCGGCCGACAGCGACAGCCTGGAGCCGTTCTTCTCCACCATCCTGGAGCACATCCCGGCCCCGACCTACGACGAGGAGGCCCCGCTCCAGGCCCACGTCACCAACCTGGACGCCGACAACTTCCTCGGCCGCATCGCGCTGCTCCGCGTCGAGCAGGGCGAGCTGCGCAAGGGCCAGACGGTCGCCTGGATCAAGCGCGACGGGTCGATCAGCAACGTCCGCATCACCGAGCTGATGATGACCGAGGCGCTCACCCGCAAGCCGGCCGAGAAGGCCGGCCCCGGTGACATCTGCGCCGTCGCCGGTATCCCGGACATCATGATCGGCGAGACCCTGGCCGACACCGAGAACCCGATCGCCCTCCCGCTGATCACGGTCGACGAGCCCGCGATCTCCATGGTCATCGGCACCAACACCTCCCCGCTGGTCGGCCGCGGCGGCACCGGCAAGGGCGCGGACGCCAAGGCGGTGGTGAAGGACCGCAAGGTCACCGCCCGCCAGGTGAAGGACCGCCTGGAGCGCGAGCTGATCGGTAACGTCTCGCTGCGCGTGCTGGACACCGAGCGCCCCGACGCCTGGGAGGTCCAGGGCCGTGGTGAGCTCGCGCTCGCCATCCTGGTCGAGCAGATGCGCCGTGAGGGCTTCGAGCTGACCATCGGCAAGCCCCAGGTCGTCACCAAGCAGGTCGACGGCAAGACCTACGAGCCCGTCGAGCGCATGACGATCGACGTGCCCGAGGAGCACATGGGTGCCGTCACCCAGCTCATGGGCGTCCGCAAGGGCCGTATGGACAACATGTCCAACCACGGCTCGGGCTGGGTCCGCATGGAGTTCGTCGTGCCCTCCCGCGGCCTCATCGGCTTCCGTACCGAGTTCCTGACGCAGACCCGCGGCACGGGTATCGGCCACTCCATCCACGAGGGCTTCGAGCCGTGGTTCGGCACCCTGCAGACCCGCAACAACGGCTCGCTGGTCGCCGACCGCTCCGGTGCCGTCACCGCGTTCGCGATGACGAACCTCCAGGAGCGTGGCGTGCTGTTCACCGAGCCGGGCACCGAGGTCTACGAGGGCATGATCGTCGGTGAGAACTCGCGCGCCGACGACATGGACGTGAACATCACCAAGGAGAAGAAGCTCACGAACATGCGGTCGTCCTCGGCCGACTCGTTCGAGGCGATCGTGCCGCCGCGCAAGCTGTCGCTGGAGCAGTCGCTGGAGTTCTGCCGCGACGACGAGTGCGTGGAGGTCACCCCGGAGGCCGTCCGCATCCGCAAGGTGAACCTGGACGCCCGCGAGCGCGCCCGCGCCGCGAGCCGCGCCAAGCACGGCTGATCCGCGCGGCCGAGGTCCGCAACACCTCATCCCAGTCCGGGCGTTCCCTCCATCGCGGGGGACGCCCGGACTTTTTTGCAACCTGTTTTTCAGCGGCCGGTGTCCGTAGTGCGGAGACCGCGGACCGATACCTATGTAACACGTCCGTTTCGTGGCCTTCTCCGCCGAACAGTTTGTCCATTTTTTGGAAGATCTAGCCGCCAGCTGTGACTGAATTGAGATTTACAGACAGTGGTCGCGACCTTGCCCATGGCAGATAGTTAGCCGCGTAGCGCTCGGGTCAACGGGTCTCGCGCTGTGGGGACAGCGCCGACTCACGAGCATGCGGGGGTGCCTGACCCTCCGTCAGGGGTGTCGGAGGAAAGGCGGGAACCCCCTCCTGCCGGTGAACATGTGAAGTCATGAGGAGGAACCCCATGTGCGGTGTCACGCGCGTCAGGTGGATGGGCCCCCCGCTTCCAGCGGTGTGATTCGGCCATAGGACTACGCGCGTCAGCCTGCGGCTCGGCGTGCGTGTTCGGAGTACCCGAATCTCTCTCACACCGACACTGTGAAACGGACGAACTGTGACAAGTCCTATCGACATGGAGAGTGGCGGGACATCGGTCGTCGACGGCACTTCGCAGCCGACGGCGAAAGAGGAACCCGTCAAACTCGAAGGCCGGTCCCCCGGCCAGCTCATGTGGACGCGCTTCAAGCGCGATCGCACGGGCGTCATATCGGCCTACGTCGTGGGCTTCTTCTTCCTGGCCGCGCTGCTCGCCCCGCTGATCTCGAAGCTCTACGGCAAGGACCCGTACACGGTCTACGCCGACGAGCGTCCCGAACTCTTCGACAGCGCGGGTGTACCCGTGCAGCCCAACGGCGGCATCAGCAGCGAGTTCTGGTTCGGCCTCGAACCGGGCAACGGCTACGACGTCTTCACCAAACTGATCTACGGCATCCGCACCTCACTGATGATCTCGGTCGCCGTCACGCTCGCCGTCGTCGTGACCGGCATCCTGCTCGGCGTCGCGG
Above is a genomic segment from Streptomyces collinus Tu 365 containing:
- a CDS encoding ABC transporter family substrate-binding protein; this translates as MSHDGVGLRAVLRSAAFLTAGALAVPLLAGCGSDEKPSRPLAAQDIALVARDKVAEGGTLKWAVDAVPETLNTFQADADAGTTRVAQAVLPSMFRLDAAGRPVANPAYLESAKVIETEPRQVVLYKLNQQAVWSDGREIGAADFVAQWRALSGKNSAFWTARNAGYDRIAKIERGASDLQVRVTFSRPYADWKSLFSPLYPKDVMGTPDAFNDGARRKLTVTAGPFKVEKVDTAKKDVVLTRNPRWWGKPAKLNEIVLHAVDRDKRAAALADGSADLADVDPAEADRIVLASRGQGTGTPLQGSGKTSAKKLRSWALAHGFDSDEVMVGQKKLRKAITRYLKQQDELRAFAVRKSLEPAYTQLALNGAGGPLADQRVRQAVARALDRRELAKLVLTPLGLPADPVGSHLALSGQDAYTDSSGVLGSQDTEEAQALLADAGWVAGGPVKEPKKGEKAAGAENDRGDQEKKSDGGKEGEYIVGEDDKGTRHETGDEGGKHLAQDGRQYTGNGGAPGAYAPQGTAAPAGAVAGPLAKDGKALALRFVLPSGPGSDTLNTVALRISAMLEKVGIRTTITKVSDESYFKDHIASGDYDLALYSWPSSAFPATDARPIYAKPVAAADGSVNVEQNFTRVGTDQVDQLFDEAAAALDQDEERDLIRKADSRIWAMAGSIPLYQRPQLVGVRKSLVNAGAFGFQTPVYEDMGFLKKGVTAGASPAGH
- the typA gene encoding translational GTPase TypA, which gives rise to MAVTATRHDIRNVAIVAHVDHGKTTIVDGMLKQAGAFAAHQLDSVDDRMMDSNDLEREKGITILAKNTAVKYHPKDGGEPITINIIDTPGHADFGGEVERGLSMVDGVVLLVDASEGPLPQTRFVLRKALQQRLPVILCINKTDRPDSRIDEVVNETYDLFLDLDADEDQIEFPIVYACGRDGVASLTKPADGTVPADSDSLEPFFSTILEHIPAPTYDEEAPLQAHVTNLDADNFLGRIALLRVEQGELRKGQTVAWIKRDGSISNVRITELMMTEALTRKPAEKAGPGDICAVAGIPDIMIGETLADTENPIALPLITVDEPAISMVIGTNTSPLVGRGGTGKGADAKAVVKDRKVTARQVKDRLERELIGNVSLRVLDTERPDAWEVQGRGELALAILVEQMRREGFELTIGKPQVVTKQVDGKTYEPVERMTIDVPEEHMGAVTQLMGVRKGRMDNMSNHGSGWVRMEFVVPSRGLIGFRTEFLTQTRGTGIGHSIHEGFEPWFGTLQTRNNGSLVADRSGAVTAFAMTNLQERGVLFTEPGTEVYEGMIVGENSRADDMDVNITKEKKLTNMRSSSADSFEAIVPPRKLSLEQSLEFCRDDECVEVTPEAVRIRKVNLDARERARAASRAKHG